The Magnolia sinica isolate HGM2019 chromosome 11, MsV1, whole genome shotgun sequence DNA window TTTCTTCACAACAGCATTGGGTACTTTAGAAGCTTTGTTTTGCTTGAGATGGAAACAAGCAGCAATGGTCATAAGTGCTAGAACAATCAAAGAAACAACCGACGTGTTTCGAATTGGAAATTCATCCTCCACCGGCCCATAATTCGTAGGGTCGATTACGTCCAGACTATGAGGAGTCTCAATGTCTGTCCAGGAATCTGGGTTTTGAGTAATTTCTGCATCTAGAGGATTGGTGCTGGTATGAGAATCGATAGTAAACTTCTCTTGAATCTCATCAGTTTCCACAAATTCATGCTCAATCTTTCGTGCTTGTGAAACTGGCAGGGGCTGTTCTTCGAGCACTACGTTAATGGGTTCTTCTGTAACCTCATTTTCTGTAGTCTCCTTAGAATCAATTTCAAGATGAAAATGTTCTTTGCTCCCAGCTTGTTCGATTTCTCCCTCCATTTCAAGCACCAGACCACTCTCTTCTTCAAGCACCATAGTTGCAGCTTGTTCGATTTCTCCCTCCATTTCACCAAGTTCTTCATTTGCAGCTTGTCCGACTTCTCCTTCCATTTCAAGCTCTAGACCAATCACTTCATTCTTTCTTTCACGAAAGTCTTTGATTTGGTTTGCGTCAGCCAACATTTCATTGGCATTGATATCACTCACCGGAATGGTTAAGTTAACAAAGCGTAATGGAACTGTGTCTTCTTCCCTTGGAAGAGACATTGCGTTAAGAAGATAAGCGACGGACTTGATTGACAGACGCTTGAAACTGTAAACTACCCTCTCAAGATTCACATTTGCTATCTCCCCAATTTCAGCTATTGAGTCTCTAAGATGCGGATCTTCGAGAACTTGTAAGGATTGGGCGTAGAGCTTATGGAATGGCTGATTTTTAATCAACAACGGAGAGAGAACGACAGGAGAGTCTGTCACTGAAATAGACAAACAAGCGATAGCTAGGACCAAAAGGAATGACATGAATTTGGGTCTTGCAAAAGAGCGATAGTGAGGAATTTGTTTCACTTCAACACTCTCCTCCATGGATTTTTCTGTGACAGCGTCGCTGATATCTGATTCGGGATCAGAAACATGGGTCTCCTTGTCATCATCTTTGTCTTCCACTTCAGATGGAAAAAGACAATCTGAATCTTTTTGGGTGATAGGAGATTCAGTTTCGTCGGTTGGTTCAGTATAATCTAAACAGCTTTCAGAGGTGAAGCTGTCTTCGGGCTGTTTACTGGCTTCAACAGGATCAAAGTCTTTTTCCTTGTTGAGAAAGACTTCAATCCTCCGATTGGGTTTGTAGCGGAGGAACATAGGCCTTGGGGAAAGGTAGTTAGTTTTGGGATCATACGGAGGAATCGGTGGATCAATGTCAGGAGAAGCAAAAGAAGAACCCAAATGCTCATTGCATTCATGTTCCACAGTTCTTGGTCCAAATGAAACTTCCAAAACTTTTGGGTAATCTGAAGTTACCTGTGAATCAAGACCAGGAGAAGTAAAAGAAGAGCCCAAATGCTCATTGCATTCATGTTCCAGAGTTCTTGGTCCAAATGAAACTTCCAAAACTTTTGGGGAATCTGAAGTTACCTGTGAATCAAGACCCATTTCAGATTTTGATTCGATCTCTTTGGTTTCCTCAATTTCGGAAGAATTCATGCAAGGGAAAAGAGATTTTCCCTCAGAATGAGAAGCCAAAGAAGTCCTGACGGTCTCGTTTCTTTCCGTTAGCACCTTCTTTCTTGGGGAAGGAGCGATCTTCGAAGCGGCGGAAATTGTTGGAGCCATGAAGTTCTTGGTCCCCATTGAAAAAACCGGTGATTTTGCTCGGATTGGTTTGGAGCAGTTTCGATCCTTCTCATTCTCTTTTTCGTATGAAGCTCGAACAGCTGACATCCCTTCTTTGGAAATCAAGTTTCTTTGAGGAAAGTCTGCAGTACCAAAACCAAAGAAAGATTTAGAATCAGCCCAAGAACAGAAAATCACAACAATACATGATGAATTATAAGATTCTCCGAGCCCATGTCtaggtgatccagactgttgatctgatgggtcatGTTATAATAATGGATGATCCGAGATCCTATCTCTGGTACTCTTCCAATGAATCTGGACCATTGCTTACTGCAATTATGTTAGCTCAATCTGGACCAATCAAAGGGTTTTTACAATTGAGGACAgatcacatggtgggcccaccatatcaacCTTCTGGATctctaaaccatgggccccacctaaggacAAACCCCATTTCCTCTGCACAAAGATCATAAATAATTCgtgaaa harbors:
- the LOC131218804 gene encoding uncharacterized protein LOC131218804, with translation MAAASSHRSPSPISGRRSPNLRTPENSNNIRKSFNGNPIARPSISAVPRGFNPVTPVNSPADFPQRNLISKEGMSAVRASYEKENEKDRNCSKPIRAKSPVFSMGTKNFMAPTISAASKIAPSPRKKVLTERNETVRTSLASHSEGKSLFPCMNSSEIEETKEIESKSEMGLDSQVTSDYPKVLEVSFGPRTVEHECNEHLGSSFASPDIDPPIPPYDPKTNYLSPRPMFLRYKPNRRIEVFLNKEKDFDPVEASKQPEDSFTSESCLDYTEPTDETESPITQKDSDCLFPSEVEDKDDDKETHVSDPESDISDAVTEKSMEESVEVKQIPHYRSFARPKFMSFLLVLAIACLSISVTDSPVVLSPLLIKNQPFHKLYAQSLQVLEDPHLRDSIAEIGEIANVNLERVVYSFKRLSIKSVAYLLNAMSLPREEDTVPLRFVNLTIPVSDINANEMLADANQIKDFRERKNEVIGLELEMEGEVGQAANEELGEMEGEIEQAATMVLEEESGLVLEMEGEIEQAGSKEHFHLEIDSKETTENEVTEEPINVVLEEQPLPVSQARKIEHEFVETDEIQEKFTIDSHTSTNPLDAEITQNPDSWTDIETPHSLDVIDPTNYGPVEDEFPIRNTSVVSLIVLALMTIAACFHLKQNKASKVPNAVVKKVPNAVVKKMDSADLLVSASVSASSDSGPCFDRTPFHQNGPAEVDMAGDSGPYEVSSSLQKSSSCNLRRSERGETEVQSYERKSRRSSNNSSSESPSYGSFTIYEKLHSKQGFGDDEAMTPVRRSSRLRKQITSP